In Bacteroidota bacterium, the sequence TCAGAAACGTGTACAACAGTTATATCGATGTGTACAGAGATATCTACAGTAAGAATACCGCATTTCCGGTACGCTGTGTAAAGGATGAGAGAGTATAATATTGTGCTGAAGCAATTTGTTTGCAGAGATAAAATTCAGTAAAAACTGTTTGCTTACGAATACTAAACCGGAAATATTTGCGTATTATTAAGGCATCAAATTGTAATTGCGGAAAATGAAAAGAGCCGGTTTATTTGTGATACTTATCCTTGTCGGATTTGGTCAATTGCCGGCTCAGAATGCCGACATAAATCTTCTTAAAAATATTAATCTTCATCGGAACCGTTCACTGGATCCGGCCTTTAAATTTATTTCAAACAGTGTTACACCTTTATCGATAGCTGTCCCGATTGGGGCAATAACCTGCGCGATTGTACGAAAAGACAGTGCAGGCATAAGTAATGCAATTGTGCTTTCTTCAGCGGCTATTGTGGTTTCGCTTGTTACCACCTCCATTAAATATTCCGTGAACAGACCACGTCCTTACACCACCTGGTCATTTATAGATCATGTAACTTCTATGGGTTCGCCTTCCTTTCCTTCGGGGCATACTTCACAGGCTTTTGCGCTGGCAACATCACTGAGCATAGCCTATCCAAAATGGTACGTTATTACACCTTCATTTTTGTGGGCGGCTGCAGTAGGTTATTCCCGTATGGATCTCGGCGTTCATTATCCCAGCGATGTTGCAGCAGGTGCATTGGTAGGCGCAGGTTCAGCCTTTCTTTCTTATGAAATGAACCGCCTGCTGTTTCACAAACATTTTAAAAAGGAAGTAACGCAATAATGATAATGGCGTTTCTGCCAAACGCATCTTTTCCCGCCATTAGCTGACAGGCGCTAATCAGAACCGTATGCCGCTTTTGATTTCGACAAACTGCAATGATTTGCGTTTTTTTACGCCCAGCGATGCGAAGCTGGCATAGCTGTATTCTGCCTTCACAAAATACTTGAGTCTTTTGTCGCAACGGAAATTGTATCCGAACTCAAAGCGTGTCTGATGCCCCAT encodes:
- a CDS encoding phosphatase PAP2 family protein; the encoded protein is MKRAGLFVILILVGFGQLPAQNADINLLKNINLHRNRSLDPAFKFISNSVTPLSIAVPIGAITCAIVRKDSAGISNAIVLSSAAIVVSLVTTSIKYSVNRPRPYTTWSFIDHVTSMGSPSFPSGHTSQAFALATSLSIAYPKWYVITPSFLWAAAVGYSRMDLGVHYPSDVAAGALVGAGSAFLSYEMNRLLFHKHFKKEVTQ